The Fulvivirga ligni genome window below encodes:
- a CDS encoding tetratricopeptide repeat protein yields MDLDRSLYKAEHLMKQGRYSEAIKEVNTHLAGDPESIPGLIMLVQVYLAMDKDEKADEVADQLLARKPDDATILYLKAITLSQLAKRKEALKFVNSALSYNPHMADAHGLKASLYYHQAEFEKSLEAANAGLSEDAHNETCLNFRSMALLKLGRVEEHFNADQEALKSNPMNPTTHATVGFSALEKGDSDKAKEHFREALRIDPSNEFARSGMMMAIKSTNIFYSLFLKYVFWMSGLKPQVRWGVVIIGYLLIQGLSRYSGSLGTFEPVAEAIIVLYMIFAVSTWIINPVSNIFLRFHSFGKYLLSEEDIKVANICAGLLLLSLCGAVGIFVFDESTLQWYNLSFYLICIGIALTVVVSSVSNRTLERSKRRLKNAGLIYAVASGILILLAVAAPGLAFKFFNIWIYGFIGYQFFANSQQ; encoded by the coding sequence ATGGATTTAGATAGATCGCTATATAAGGCTGAGCACCTGATGAAGCAGGGGAGATACAGTGAGGCCATTAAGGAGGTAAATACGCACTTGGCAGGAGATCCTGAAAGCATACCTGGGCTCATTATGCTGGTGCAGGTTTATTTGGCCATGGATAAAGACGAGAAGGCAGATGAGGTAGCGGATCAATTACTGGCCAGAAAGCCTGACGATGCCACTATTTTATACCTCAAGGCAATTACACTCAGTCAGTTAGCCAAAAGGAAAGAGGCCTTAAAGTTTGTGAATAGTGCACTGTCCTATAATCCTCACATGGCAGATGCGCATGGATTGAAAGCCTCGTTATACTACCATCAGGCTGAATTTGAGAAGTCTTTAGAAGCTGCAAATGCTGGTTTAAGCGAAGATGCTCATAACGAAACCTGCCTTAATTTTAGAAGCATGGCATTGCTTAAGTTAGGCAGAGTGGAGGAGCATTTTAATGCCGATCAGGAAGCGTTGAAGAGTAACCCTATGAATCCTACTACGCATGCTACAGTAGGTTTCTCAGCCCTGGAGAAGGGTGATTCTGATAAGGCTAAGGAACATTTCCGTGAGGCATTAAGAATAGACCCATCCAATGAGTTTGCCCGCTCAGGGATGATGATGGCCATAAAGTCTACCAATATATTTTATAGTCTCTTTCTGAAGTATGTATTTTGGATGTCTGGACTTAAGCCCCAGGTAAGGTGGGGTGTGGTAATCATCGGCTACCTGCTTATCCAGGGCCTAAGCCGATATTCAGGATCTTTAGGAACTTTTGAGCCGGTGGCTGAGGCTATCATTGTTTTGTACATGATTTTTGCCGTTTCTACCTGGATCATCAATCCGGTCTCTAATATTTTTCTTCGATTTCATTCGTTCGGGAAGTATTTACTGTCAGAAGAAGACATTAAAGTAGCCAATATATGTGCAGGCCTGCTTTTATTGTCACTTTGTGGAGCCGTAGGCATCTTTGTGTTCGATGAAAGTACGCTGCAGTGGTATAACTTATCCTTCTACCTCATTTGCATAGGCATAGCACTTACGGTAGTGGTGAGCTCCGTTTCCAATAGAACTCTGGAAAGAAGTAAAAGAAGACTTAAGAATGCAGGACTCATTTATGCTGTAGCTTCTGGTATACTTATCCTTTTGGCTGTGGCGGCTCCCGGTTTAGCCTTCAAATTTTTTAATATCTGGATATATGGCTTTATTGGGTATCAATTTTTTGCCAATTCACAGCAATAG
- a CDS encoding ATP-binding protein: MNEEIRKLKEALAASPDNHYLKQLVIDAMIKGEFWEELQNECLDVITQDPQNKKAKFGLAQSYYGKKNYSTAAVVLEELISQDANFIDAYVLLCKVHMAENNLTDAVEVYQKIKQIKPDFEDEEIEGKLLVNANHELEKEEDTFSDDIESHIFGKKDKTTFKDVGGMEYEKEEISLKIIHPLKFPDLYKSYGKKTGGGILFYGPPGCGKTFLAKATAGEIDSQFISVSIDDILDMYHGQSEKKLNLLFEKARAMSPCVLFFDEIDALGANRTDLRASAGRNLINQFLSELDGVDSNNDGILVIGATNAPWHLDSAFRRPGRFDRMIFVQPPAVESRKEIFELSLANKPIDTIDYQKLAKITDSFSGADIYACIDVAVEGKLQEAIKNGRPSPLTMKDLTSAIKRVKPSTKEWFQTAKNYALYANDSGIYDEILNYLKINK; encoded by the coding sequence ATGAATGAAGAAATAAGAAAACTAAAAGAGGCGCTTGCTGCTTCACCGGATAATCACTATTTAAAGCAGTTGGTCATAGACGCCATGATCAAAGGCGAATTTTGGGAGGAGCTTCAAAACGAATGTTTAGATGTTATCACTCAGGATCCGCAAAACAAAAAGGCCAAATTTGGTTTAGCCCAAAGCTATTATGGTAAGAAAAATTACAGCACAGCGGCCGTAGTTTTAGAAGAGCTGATCAGTCAGGATGCTAATTTTATAGATGCTTATGTTTTGCTTTGTAAAGTACACATGGCCGAAAATAACCTGACAGATGCCGTGGAGGTCTACCAAAAAATTAAGCAAATAAAACCTGATTTTGAAGACGAAGAGATAGAAGGTAAGTTATTGGTAAATGCTAACCATGAGCTGGAAAAAGAAGAAGATACTTTTTCGGATGACATCGAATCTCACATTTTCGGTAAGAAGGATAAAACCACTTTCAAGGATGTGGGCGGCATGGAGTATGAAAAGGAGGAAATAAGCCTTAAAATTATTCATCCTCTCAAATTTCCAGATCTATATAAGTCATATGGTAAGAAAACGGGTGGCGGTATATTGTTCTACGGCCCTCCTGGATGTGGAAAAACCTTTTTGGCTAAAGCTACGGCAGGTGAGATAGACTCACAGTTCATTTCTGTTAGTATAGATGATATATTAGATATGTACCATGGTCAAAGTGAGAAAAAGCTCAATCTGTTATTTGAAAAAGCTAGGGCCATGTCGCCGTGTGTTCTGTTTTTTGATGAAATTGATGCACTTGGGGCTAACCGTACCGATCTGAGAGCCAGCGCTGGTCGTAACCTGATCAATCAATTTTTGTCAGAACTAGATGGGGTAGATAGCAATAATGATGGCATACTGGTAATTGGCGCTACGAACGCTCCCTGGCACCTTGATTCTGCCTTTAGAAGGCCGGGAAGGTTTGATAGAATGATCTTCGTTCAGCCACCAGCAGTAGAAAGCAGGAAGGAAATATTTGAGCTTTCACTGGCTAACAAGCCAATTGATACCATAGATTATCAAAAGCTGGCAAAAATTACTGATAGCTTTTCCGGTGCGGATATTTACGCCTGTATTGATGTAGCGGTAGAGGGCAAGCTGCAGGAAGCCATTAAAAATGGTCGTCCATCACCTCTTACTATGAAGGATCTGACTTCGGCTATTAAACGCGTAAAACCCAGCACCAAGGAATGGTTCCAAACGGCTAAGAATTATGCACTATATGCCAATGATTCAGGTATTTATGATGAAATCCTCAACTATCTTAAAATTAATAAATAA
- a CDS encoding MBL fold metallo-hydrolase yields MKIEQIYTGCLAQGAYYITSNGEAAIIDPLRETKPYLERLEKDNVKLKYIFETHFHADFVSGHIDLSKATGAPIIYGPKAQPEFDAIIAEDRQIFELGNVKIEVLHTPGHTMESSCYLLHDESDKKVALFSGDTLFLGDVGRPDLAQKAAHMTQEELAGMLYESLYTKILPLPDDVTVYPAHGAGSACGKNMMKETVDSLGNQKQVNYALKQPDKESFIKAVTDGLLPPPQYFGMNVAMNKKGYDSFEEVLNNGMKALSVEEFETVAESTGALILDTRKSGEFARGFIPQSINIGLKGDFAPWVGAMIVDVKQPILLVTDEGTEEEAVTRLSRVGFDNVLGHLAGGFAAWAQSDQEVDTINRITPEQFASEVKIGEDKVIDVRKEGEYAAEHVDEAYSKPLAYINDWVKDINNDEHFYLHCAGGYRSMIAASILQSRGYRNFSEVDGGFGAIAKTEVPKTDFVCQSKVL; encoded by the coding sequence ATGAAAATCGAACAAATTTATACAGGATGCCTGGCACAAGGCGCATATTATATCACATCTAATGGAGAAGCGGCTATCATTGATCCCCTTCGTGAAACTAAGCCTTATTTAGAAAGGCTGGAAAAGGATAATGTAAAGCTGAAATATATATTCGAAACACACTTCCATGCTGATTTTGTTAGTGGTCACATTGATTTAAGTAAAGCAACAGGAGCTCCAATTATCTATGGGCCAAAGGCTCAACCTGAATTTGATGCCATTATAGCAGAAGATAGGCAGATATTTGAGTTAGGTAATGTGAAAATAGAAGTGCTTCATACTCCAGGACATACAATGGAGAGTTCATGTTATTTATTGCATGATGAATCTGATAAGAAGGTAGCCCTTTTTAGTGGAGATACGCTATTCTTAGGAGATGTAGGAAGACCTGATTTGGCTCAAAAAGCTGCACATATGACGCAGGAGGAGCTTGCAGGTATGCTTTATGAAAGTTTATATACTAAAATACTTCCCTTGCCAGATGATGTAACTGTTTATCCGGCTCACGGAGCAGGCTCTGCATGTGGTAAGAATATGATGAAGGAAACGGTTGATTCTCTTGGCAACCAGAAGCAGGTGAATTACGCCCTGAAGCAGCCTGATAAAGAATCATTTATAAAAGCAGTGACAGACGGTCTTCTTCCTCCACCACAGTACTTCGGTATGAATGTGGCCATGAATAAAAAGGGGTATGATAGCTTTGAAGAAGTGCTTAACAATGGAATGAAGGCACTATCAGTTGAAGAATTTGAAACTGTGGCAGAATCCACCGGAGCTCTCATTTTGGATACAAGAAAGAGTGGTGAATTTGCTCGGGGATTTATACCGCAGTCCATAAATATTGGCCTTAAAGGAGATTTTGCTCCGTGGGTGGGCGCTATGATCGTAGATGTAAAGCAACCCATATTACTGGTTACAGATGAAGGTACTGAAGAAGAAGCAGTAACTCGTCTAAGTAGGGTAGGTTTCGATAATGTGTTAGGGCATTTGGCAGGAGGCTTTGCTGCCTGGGCTCAGTCTGATCAGGAAGTGGATACCATAAATAGAATCACGCCTGAGCAGTTTGCCAGTGAAGTTAAGATAGGTGAAGATAAAGTTATAGATGTCCGTAAAGAAGGTGAATATGCCGCTGAGCACGTGGACGAAGCATATAGCAAGCCTTTGGCCTACATAAATGATTGGGTGAAAGACATTAACAATGATGAACACTTTTATCTGCATTGTGCTGGAGGATATCGCAGCATGATAGCTGCCAGCATTTTACAATCACGTGGTTACAGGAACTTCAGCGAAGTGGATGGTGGCTTTGGAGCTATAGCCAAAACTGAGGTGCCTAAAACTGACTTTGTGTGTCAGAGCAAAGTCTTATAA
- a CDS encoding SDR family oxidoreductase — MEIFCNFIEQQYDRLDILVNNAAQTVRRPSGFYQHMMPNEEMPFHQLPASAQELLGDHHSCLNELSSLSAEFSKNEQKNLPVSWHGQQLGIGLRSSARLSQIPYSIDNALPTEEVFPVGKLDADLQQVDLRTTNSWRLKLGEIHTNEMLEVQLVNSVAPFVLCNRLAHLMKKDNTGKKHIINVSAMEGKFHRWHKEDRHPHTNMAKAALNMMTHTSASDLAKYGIYMNAVDTGWVTDEDPAELAKRKEQLHDFQPPLDIVDGAARVLDPLFDGINTGKHWCGKFLKDYMPTDW; from the coding sequence GTGGAGATTTTCTGCAATTTCATAGAGCAGCAATATGACAGACTGGATATTTTAGTTAACAATGCGGCCCAAACCGTTAGGAGGCCATCTGGCTTTTATCAGCATATGATGCCCAATGAAGAGATGCCGTTTCATCAATTGCCAGCGTCTGCGCAGGAACTTTTGGGCGATCATCATTCATGCTTGAATGAGCTGAGCTCACTTAGCGCTGAATTTTCAAAAAACGAACAGAAGAATCTACCTGTGAGCTGGCATGGACAGCAACTAGGAATAGGACTCCGTTCTTCAGCGCGCTTATCTCAAATACCGTACAGTATAGATAATGCCCTGCCCACGGAAGAGGTATTCCCTGTGGGTAAGCTAGACGCAGACTTGCAGCAAGTAGACCTTCGCACCACCAATAGCTGGCGACTAAAACTAGGAGAAATTCACACCAATGAAATGCTTGAAGTTCAGCTGGTTAACTCAGTAGCACCATTTGTGCTGTGCAACCGCCTGGCTCACCTTATGAAGAAAGATAACACTGGCAAAAAGCATATCATCAATGTTTCAGCCATGGAAGGTAAGTTTCATCGTTGGCATAAGGAAGACAGGCACCCGCATACGAACATGGCTAAGGCTGCCCTAAATATGATGACGCATACATCAGCTTCAGACTTAGCCAAATACGGAATTTATATGAATGCCGTAGACACAGGCTGGGTTACAGATGAAGATCCTGCTGAGTTAGCCAAAAGGAAGGAACAGTTACATGACTTCCAACCTCCTCTGGATATTGTAGATGGTGCTGCACGTGTGCTTGATCCTCTTTTCGATGGCATAAATACCGGCAAACATTGGTGCGGCAAGTTTTTGAAAGACTACATGCCGACAGATTGGTAG
- a CDS encoding macro domain-containing protein, giving the protein MNEINYLKGDATAPIGEGNKIIVHICNDIGGWGKGFVLAISKKWKQPEREYRNWHKSQDDFELGKVQFVQVEDDVWVANLIGQHKIKRDEKGNAPIRYAAIKQGIVEVARLAKELNASIHMPRIGCGLAGGKWEQIRPIIDHDLITFGIKTTVYDFE; this is encoded by the coding sequence ATGAACGAAATCAACTATTTAAAAGGTGATGCGACAGCTCCTATAGGAGAAGGAAATAAGATTATAGTCCATATCTGTAACGATATTGGTGGATGGGGAAAAGGATTTGTTCTAGCGATTTCAAAAAAATGGAAACAACCCGAAAGAGAATACCGGAACTGGCATAAGTCGCAAGATGATTTCGAATTAGGAAAAGTGCAGTTCGTACAAGTTGAAGATGATGTCTGGGTGGCAAACCTGATTGGACAACACAAAATCAAACGTGATGAAAAAGGTAATGCACCAATTAGATATGCTGCAATCAAACAAGGTATAGTGGAAGTTGCTAGGTTGGCAAAAGAACTCAACGCTTCAATTCATATGCCCAGAATTGGCTGTGGTCTTGCGGGCGGCAAATGGGAACAAATACGGCCAATCATTGATCATGATTTAATAACATTTGGTATCAAAACAACTGTTTATGATTTTGAATAA